A genomic stretch from Deinococcus ruber includes:
- a CDS encoding endo alpha-1,4 polygalactosaminidase, whose protein sequence is MAACNQNGTVPSASTVPSESTSPSVAAVFEAEQSDLTQDDTVSSQAVVDPSLTRSVQVISDPAASGGQTVKLSMGNTRVTFTVPSTFKAGTYSVSVQSRAQTLDGNPTLSLRRSGTELARVKVTATTYRTYSLGNISVQPGDRLNVVYSNDGSGAAANSTRNVMVDYLNITATTATTPTPTPAPTPTPTPAPTPTPTPTPTPTPTPAPAPTPVGSPGIKLPPSGKVSWDWQIGAGSDSGITVPAGVTLLDVDGFGTSAAKVAQLKAQGVYTVCYLDVGSYEP, encoded by the coding sequence ATGGCCGCCTGTAACCAGAACGGCACCGTTCCCTCCGCCTCAACCGTTCCTTCAGAGTCAACTTCGCCTTCCGTCGCCGCCGTATTCGAGGCCGAGCAGTCCGATCTGACGCAGGACGACACCGTTTCTTCGCAGGCTGTCGTCGACCCGTCTCTTACCCGCAGCGTCCAGGTCATCAGTGATCCGGCAGCCAGCGGCGGTCAGACGGTCAAGCTGTCGATGGGCAACACCCGCGTGACCTTCACTGTTCCCAGCACCTTCAAGGCAGGCACGTACAGCGTCAGCGTCCAGAGCCGCGCCCAGACCCTGGATGGCAACCCCACCCTGAGCCTGCGCCGCAGCGGCACCGAGCTTGCCCGCGTCAAGGTTACGGCCACCACCTACCGGACGTATTCCCTGGGCAACATCAGCGTGCAGCCGGGCGACCGCCTGAACGTGGTGTACAGCAACGACGGCTCCGGGGCCGCTGCCAACAGCACCCGGAACGTGATGGTCGACTATCTGAACATCACCGCCACGACTGCTACGACGCCGACGCCCACTCCGGCTCCGACGCCAACCCCAACTCCTGCACCGACGCCCACTCCCACACCGACCCCCACACCAACGCCAACGCCTGCACCTGCACCGACGCCCGTTGGCAGCCCCGGCATCAAGCTGCCGCCGAGCGGGAAGGTCAGCTGGGACTGGCAGATCGGCGCGGGGTCTGACAGTGGCATCACTGTCCCGGCGGGCGTGACGCTGCTGGACGTGGACGGTTTCGGCACCTCGGCGGCCAAGGTCGCTCAGCTCAAGGCCCAGGGCGTGTATACCGTGTGCTATCTGGATGTCGGCAGCTACGAACCG
- a CDS encoding homoserine dehydrogenase produces MTTPLPLKTVTVGLLGCGTVGQDVLTLLQRRRDIFADIGVRVVVAGVLVRDTARARNVPEGTPLTTDPSFLQECGVVIEVMGGTTRPLSLLHPYLKSGRPVITANKALLAECWNDLRDYALAGKLYYEASVMAGTPVIGPMSTVLRASRFESLQAVLNGTCNYILTQMEGGKEYEQALAEAQQLGYAEDPPTLDVGGFDTAHKLAVLARFCADGDFPYSAVQVQGIEGVTLSMVQEAAQAGEKYKLIAELKREGAGWKATVSPQRLPANHPICTVGAGRNVLIFQGDECGELFFAGGGAGGMITASAIVGDLLDLMIGFPGHVPLH; encoded by the coding sequence ATGACGACCCCGCTTCCTCTTAAAACCGTGACTGTTGGCCTGCTGGGGTGTGGCACCGTGGGCCAGGACGTGCTGACGCTGCTTCAGCGCCGCCGCGACATCTTTGCCGATATCGGCGTGCGGGTGGTGGTGGCGGGTGTGCTGGTGCGCGACACGGCCCGCGCCAGAAACGTGCCGGAGGGAACGCCCCTGACCACCGATCCCAGCTTTTTGCAGGAATGCGGCGTGGTGATCGAGGTGATGGGCGGCACCACCAGACCGCTGTCGCTGCTGCACCCGTACCTGAAGTCGGGGCGTCCGGTGATTACGGCCAACAAGGCGCTGCTGGCCGAATGCTGGAACGATCTGCGCGATTATGCGCTGGCGGGCAAGCTGTATTACGAAGCGTCGGTGATGGCGGGCACCCCGGTCATCGGCCCGATGAGCACAGTGCTGCGTGCCAGCCGCTTCGAGTCGCTTCAGGCGGTACTGAACGGCACCTGCAACTACATCCTGACTCAGATGGAAGGCGGCAAAGAGTACGAGCAGGCGCTGGCAGAGGCTCAGCAGTTGGGCTACGCCGAAGACCCGCCCACCCTGGATGTCGGCGGCTTCGACACCGCGCACAAGCTGGCAGTGCTGGCCCGTTTCTGTGCCGACGGAGATTTCCCGTACAGCGCCGTACAGGTGCAGGGCATCGAGGGCGTGACCCTGAGCATGGTGCAGGAAGCGGCGCAGGCAGGCGAGAAATACAAGCTGATCGCCGAACTGAAGCGTGAGGGCGCAGGCTGGAAAGCCACCGTATCGCCGCAGCGCCTCCCGGCCAACCACCCGATCTGCACGGTGGGCGCGGGCCGCAACGTCCTGATCTTTCAGGGCGACGAGTGCGGCGAACTGTTCTTCGCGGGCGGCGGTGCGGGCGGAATGATCACGGCAAGCGCCATCGTGGGCGATCTGCTGGATCTGATGATTGGGTTTCCGGGGCATGTGCCGCTGCACTAA
- a CDS encoding polyprenyl synthetase family protein, whose translation MSSPALPLDVFELRLLEVLRSKVEFIELIGEDLASAGGKRLRPSLVYLALRALGRTDEREHDLAVAVELLHSASLLHDDLLDNADTRRGRETAFRRFGNVVSVMSGDYMLSKVLVLLSTMPQSLTRAFGETAAAVCEGEVLQFQVAAYGDYTLENYLNIIRGKTGVLIELAATAPALLTDAPVEQFGALDTYGREYGLAFQMQDDLLDLASDEATLGKPIGGDLREGKATLPVLYLLDGPHGSEVREILERRAAEPGDVQRVRELAQSEGAFAATRYEIERRSKLAVSALSTLPATPARDRMAALANLEAERVK comes from the coding sequence ATGAGTTCACCCGCGCTGCCTCTCGATGTCTTTGAACTCCGCCTTCTTGAGGTGCTGCGCTCGAAGGTGGAATTTATCGAGCTGATCGGGGAAGACCTGGCCTCGGCGGGCGGCAAGCGGCTGCGGCCAAGTCTGGTGTATCTGGCGCTGCGGGCGCTGGGAAGAACCGATGAGCGAGAGCACGATCTGGCAGTGGCCGTGGAACTGCTGCACAGTGCCAGCCTGCTGCACGATGATCTGCTCGACAATGCCGATACCCGGCGCGGACGCGAGACGGCGTTCCGGCGCTTTGGCAATGTGGTCAGCGTCATGAGCGGCGATTACATGCTCAGCAAGGTGCTGGTGCTGCTCTCGACCATGCCGCAGAGCCTGACGCGGGCCTTTGGTGAGACGGCGGCGGCGGTGTGCGAGGGCGAGGTGCTTCAGTTTCAGGTGGCGGCTTACGGCGATTACACGCTGGAGAACTATCTGAACATCATCCGGGGAAAGACGGGCGTGCTGATCGAGCTGGCCGCCACTGCTCCGGCGCTGCTGACAGACGCGCCCGTCGAACAGTTCGGGGCGCTGGACACCTACGGGCGCGAGTACGGGCTGGCCTTTCAGATGCAGGACGACCTGCTTGATCTGGCATCGGATGAGGCGACGCTGGGTAAGCCGATTGGCGGCGATCTGCGGGAAGGCAAAGCGACGCTGCCGGTGCTGTATCTGCTGGACGGGCCACACGGCAGCGAGGTGCGCGAGATTCTGGAACGCCGCGCCGCCGAACCGGGCGACGTGCAGCGGGTGCGCGAGCTGGCACAGAGCGAGGGAGCTTTCGCCGCCACCCGCTACGAGATCGAGCGCCGCTCCAAACTGGCGGTGTCGGCGCTGTCCACGCTGCCCGCCACGCCTGCCCGCGACCGCATGGCAGCGCTGGCAAATCTGGAAGCCGAGCGCGTGAAATAG
- a CDS encoding Glu/Leu/Phe/Val family dehydrogenase, which produces MEQLEQALPFTNMNESSLMYFKHPKRSVSLSLPVRMDDGRVRVFKGYRSVHSIALGPSMGGVRLKPGLNTHECEVLAAIMTLKNAVADLPLGGAKGGIDVDPDTLSSAELQRLTRRYTSELVELIGPREDIVAPDVGSDEQIMAWMLDTYNENLGNTVSGVVVGKPLPLGGSFGSKGARGHAAAGVTARVLEDQGQSIQNASVAIFGYGDAGRRCAERVKALGGRVVAVSDTLGGAYDSSGLDLEALNVQRDETGTVQGFATPLTPEELLALDVDVLVLAYDYGSINAGNVADVRAHYIVEATNRAVLPEAERALKRQGSVVIPDLIASIGGVIANYLEWVQDASNFFWLEEEILRAIDMRVLASVNAVLDVARTQRIDLRTAAYALALEKLHTASALRGVYP; this is translated from the coding sequence ATGGAGCAGCTCGAACAGGCGTTGCCGTTTACCAACATGAACGAGTCGTCGCTGATGTATTTCAAGCACCCCAAACGGAGTGTGAGCCTGAGTCTGCCGGTGCGGATGGACGACGGACGGGTGCGGGTCTTCAAGGGCTACCGCAGCGTTCACAGCATCGCGCTGGGGCCGAGCATGGGCGGCGTGCGCCTGAAGCCGGGGCTGAACACCCACGAGTGCGAGGTGCTGGCCGCCATCATGACCCTGAAAAACGCGGTGGCCGATCTGCCACTGGGCGGCGCGAAGGGCGGCATCGACGTAGACCCGGACACCCTGAGCAGCGCCGAACTTCAGCGCCTAACGCGCCGTTACACCAGCGAACTGGTCGAGCTGATCGGGCCGAGAGAAGACATCGTGGCCCCTGACGTGGGCAGCGACGAGCAGATTATGGCCTGGATGCTCGACACCTATAACGAGAATCTCGGGAACACCGTGAGTGGCGTGGTGGTGGGCAAGCCGCTGCCTCTGGGCGGCAGTTTCGGCAGCAAGGGTGCGCGGGGGCATGCGGCAGCGGGCGTGACGGCGCGGGTTCTGGAAGACCAGGGACAGAGCATTCAGAACGCCTCGGTCGCCATTTTCGGGTACGGCGATGCGGGCAGGCGCTGTGCCGAACGCGTGAAGGCGCTGGGCGGGCGGGTGGTGGCCGTCAGCGACACGCTCGGCGGAGCCTACGACAGCAGCGGCCTCGATCTGGAAGCCCTGAACGTGCAGCGCGACGAGACCGGCACCGTGCAGGGCTTTGCCACGCCGCTGACCCCGGAAGAGCTGCTGGCGCTGGACGTCGATGTTCTTGTGCTGGCCTACGACTACGGCAGCATCAATGCGGGCAATGTGGCCGACGTGCGGGCGCACTACATCGTGGAGGCGACCAACCGCGCCGTGCTGCCGGAAGCCGAGCGTGCCCTGAAGCGCCAGGGCAGCGTGGTGATTCCCGATCTGATCGCCAGCATCGGCGGTGTGATCGCCAACTATCTGGAATGGGTGCAGGACGCCAGCAATTTCTTCTGGCTGGAAGAAGAGATTCTGCGGGCCATCGATATGCGCGTGCTGGCTTCGGTCAATGCGGTGCTGGATGTGGCCCGGACCCAGCGTATCGACCTGCGAACCGCCGCCTACGCACTGGCGCTGGAAAAACTGCACACCGCTTCCGCCCTGCGCGGCGTTTATCCCTGA
- a CDS encoding Glu/Leu/Phe/Val family dehydrogenase — MTTEALTQDAAPKRPHTIPSYLDSAHLGPWAIYLEQVERVTPYLGKLAYWVETLKRPKRILIVDVPIHLDDGTVAHFEGYRVQHNTSRGPAKGGIRYHQDVTLSEVMALSAWMTVKNAAVNLPYGGGKGGIRIDPRNYSQGELERLTRRYTTEIGLVIGPEKDIPAPDVNTNPQVMAWMMDTYSMNTGKTSTGVVTGKPVSLGGSLGRSDATGRGVFVTGAAAMQKLGMSLEGARVAVQGFGNVGNAAARIFHDHGAKIVAIQDVTGTVVSSAGIDPYKALEHLRSTGKITDLPETESIEKDEFWDIDCDVLIPAALENQLTEANAGRIRAKVVVEGANGPTTPAADDILRGRGVTVVPDVLANAGGVTVSYFEWVQDFSSFFWTEDEINARLERIMREAFASLWDVAEKHGVTLRTAAFIVACTRVLEARALRGLYP; from the coding sequence ATGACCACCGAAGCACTTACCCAAGACGCCGCCCCCAAGCGCCCCCATACCATTCCCTCTTACCTCGATTCGGCCCATCTCGGCCCCTGGGCCATCTATCTGGAACAGGTCGAGCGCGTGACACCCTATCTGGGCAAGCTGGCCTACTGGGTCGAAACCCTGAAGCGGCCCAAACGCATCCTGATCGTCGATGTGCCGATTCACCTCGACGACGGCACGGTCGCGCACTTCGAGGGCTACCGCGTGCAGCACAACACCTCACGCGGCCCGGCGAAGGGCGGCATTCGCTATCACCAGGACGTGACCCTGAGCGAAGTGATGGCGCTGTCGGCCTGGATGACCGTCAAGAACGCTGCCGTCAACCTACCCTACGGCGGCGGTAAGGGCGGTATCCGCATCGATCCGCGCAATTACAGTCAGGGCGAACTGGAACGCCTGACGCGCCGCTACACCACCGAGATCGGACTGGTGATCGGGCCGGAAAAAGACATCCCCGCGCCCGACGTGAACACCAATCCGCAGGTGATGGCCTGGATGATGGATACCTACAGCATGAATACCGGCAAGACGAGTACCGGCGTGGTGACGGGCAAGCCGGTCAGTCTGGGCGGGTCGCTGGGGCGCAGCGACGCCACCGGACGCGGCGTGTTCGTGACCGGCGCAGCGGCGATGCAGAAACTGGGCATGAGCCTGGAAGGTGCGCGGGTCGCGGTGCAGGGCTTTGGCAACGTGGGCAACGCCGCCGCCCGCATCTTCCACGATCACGGCGCGAAGATCGTGGCGATTCAGGATGTAACCGGCACCGTCGTGAGCAGTGCGGGGATCGATCCGTACAAAGCGCTGGAGCACCTGCGAAGCACCGGCAAGATCACCGATCTGCCTGAAACCGAGAGCATCGAGAAAGATGAGTTCTGGGATATCGACTGCGACGTGTTGATTCCCGCAGCGCTTGAAAACCAGCTGACCGAGGCCAACGCGGGCCGCATCCGGGCGAAAGTGGTCGTGGAGGGTGCAAACGGCCCCACCACCCCCGCCGCCGACGACATCCTGCGCGGGCGCGGCGTGACGGTGGTGCCCGACGTGCTCGCCAACGCGGGCGGCGTGACGGTCAGCTATTTCGAGTGGGTGCAGGATTTTTCCAGCTTCTTCTGGACAGAAGACGAGATCAATGCGCGGCTGGAGCGCATCATGCGCGAGGCGTTCGCGAGCCTGTGGGACGTGGCGGAAAAGCACGGCGTCACGCTGCGAACCGCCGCTTTTATCGTGGCCTGCACGCGGGTCCTGGAAGCGCGGGCGCTCAGAGGGCTGTACCCGTAA
- a CDS encoding DUF4142 domain-containing protein → MNKILSVAVLLTVTSASAASMLSRTDTSFLPKAAMGNTFEIRAAKLALSMSKSAAVQQYANMMIADHSKLGANVKVAVMKADPSMMLPAGVSAMQQQMLDQLKRAGRNFDSVYKNQMIASHAQTYQLFWKYSRSRAANRAIRAVVSGALPTVKMHWDDAKRLPRM, encoded by the coding sequence ATGAACAAAATCCTGTCTGTCGCTGTGCTGCTGACCGTCACGTCTGCTTCTGCTGCCTCCATGCTCAGCCGCACCGATACCTCGTTTCTACCGAAAGCCGCGATGGGCAACACCTTCGAAATCCGGGCGGCCAAACTCGCACTGAGCATGTCGAAGTCGGCGGCTGTGCAGCAGTACGCCAATATGATGATCGCCGATCACAGCAAACTGGGTGCAAACGTCAAGGTCGCGGTCATGAAGGCCGATCCGTCGATGATGCTTCCGGCAGGGGTCTCAGCCATGCAGCAGCAGATGCTCGACCAGCTCAAACGCGCTGGCAGGAACTTCGACAGCGTATACAAGAACCAGATGATTGCCAGCCACGCCCAGACGTATCAGCTTTTCTGGAAATACAGCCGCTCACGCGCTGCCAACCGCGCCATCCGTGCAGTTGTCAGTGGGGCACTGCCCACCGTCAAGATGCACTGGGACGACGCCAAACGCCTTCCTAGGATGTAA
- a CDS encoding M16 family metallopeptidase, which translates to MKRTRLTAALSALLLLGPPLHAQSTASSSAPAALTTTAGVRQTILSNGLTVLTKEVRGAPVVSVQVFYKIGSRNEAPGVNGIAHQLEHMMFKGTTTRPVQFGRLLGALGADFNAFTAYDQTAYHETVQREKAGAVLALEADRMVNAQIDAEKLAGERRVVLSEIEGDENDPQYRLSRAVQAAAFPNSPYGLTVGGTRADIEGFSADKVKAYYKKYYSPEYATLVIVGDFQTDAMLTDVQKYFGGLGKPGTKPVKTSVPLVGTRSEATLGSPAVKAPIVLKEPGATPLLSAVYPLPDINNPDVPALKVLDYILLSGRTSRLYTALFESGIAADGGTSPNHLLNGGWYEFNFTPAPGTALPTLDKALLTTLADVRRTPPTADEVKQAITQIRAGEVLGSVSVDAQAGSLGMDATTAGDYRYTDRFLAALTKVTPADVQRVAQKYLQDSSRTVGYFEPTQAQQGQASAATGATQEAFNAGPPVDPAEVAKYLPAFPAPGSTTVSLPEQFKLPNGLTVFLLRDAGTPTVALSANVLAGREFDTDAKAGLVDLVAGNLLSGTTTRDEAALARLIDGVGAQLSPSASRFGVAIDGASLSADLPTLIEGLSDILQHATFPAAQFKTSQARAVQAVKQADDSPGSVAQKVFRKTVYPAGNPWQVFSTAQSLGTITQPDLSAFYAAHYRPDTTVITLVGNFDVAQTKALLTQKFSGWKASGTAPSVTYPVVGKPNGLVRVNPSLPGKTQAVTYLGYQSIDRKDPRYYASLVLNQVLGGDTLSSRLGTELRDKQGLTYGVSSGFSAGKQAGPFVVTLQTNPADTEKAVQAALSLIQKVRDEGLSATEVNTARNTLTSSFTVGLSNPAALAQTFTGFYSEGLPLDELRQYPQKIAAVTLAQVNAAAKSLLDPQNIVIVTAGPTKPSTQ; encoded by the coding sequence ATGAAACGAACTCGCCTGACTGCCGCCCTGTCTGCTCTGCTGCTGCTGGGGCCGCCGCTGCATGCCCAGTCCACCGCCTCTTCCTCTGCGCCCGCTGCCCTCACGACCACTGCTGGCGTGCGGCAGACCATTCTGAGTAACGGCCTGACGGTGCTGACCAAGGAGGTGCGCGGCGCACCCGTGGTCAGCGTGCAGGTGTTTTACAAGATCGGCTCGCGCAACGAAGCTCCGGGCGTCAACGGCATCGCCCACCAGCTCGAACACATGATGTTCAAGGGCACCACGACCCGGCCCGTGCAGTTCGGGCGGCTGCTGGGGGCGCTGGGGGCCGATTTCAATGCGTTTACCGCCTACGATCAGACCGCGTACCACGAAACCGTGCAGCGCGAGAAGGCGGGCGCGGTGCTGGCGCTGGAAGCCGACCGCATGGTCAATGCCCAGATCGACGCCGAAAAACTGGCGGGCGAGCGCCGGGTGGTGCTGTCGGAAATCGAGGGCGACGAGAACGACCCGCAGTACCGCCTGAGCCGCGCCGTACAGGCCGCCGCCTTTCCGAACTCGCCGTATGGCCTGACGGTGGGCGGCACCCGCGCCGACATCGAAGGGTTCAGCGCCGACAAGGTGAAGGCGTATTACAAGAAATACTATTCGCCCGAATACGCCACGCTGGTGATCGTGGGCGATTTCCAGACCGACGCGATGCTCACAGACGTGCAGAAATATTTTGGCGGGCTGGGTAAACCCGGCACCAAGCCGGTGAAGACCTCGGTACCGCTGGTCGGCACGCGCTCCGAGGCGACGCTGGGCAGCCCGGCGGTCAAGGCTCCTATCGTGCTGAAGGAACCCGGCGCGACGCCGCTGCTCAGCGCGGTATATCCGCTGCCCGACATCAACAACCCGGACGTTCCGGCGCTGAAGGTGCTCGACTACATCCTGCTGTCGGGGCGTACCAGTCGGCTGTACACCGCGCTGTTCGAGTCGGGCATCGCGGCAGACGGCGGCACCAGCCCCAATCACCTGCTGAACGGCGGCTGGTACGAGTTCAATTTCACGCCCGCGCCCGGCACGGCGCTGCCCACGCTGGACAAAGCGCTGCTGACGACCCTGGCCGACGTTCGCAGGACTCCGCCCACCGCCGACGAGGTGAAGCAGGCCATCACCCAGATCCGGGCTGGAGAAGTGCTCGGCAGCGTCTCGGTGGACGCGCAGGCTGGGTCGCTGGGCATGGACGCCACCACGGCAGGCGATTACCGCTACACCGACCGCTTCCTGGCCGCCCTGACCAAAGTGACGCCTGCCGACGTGCAGCGGGTCGCGCAGAAGTATTTGCAGGACAGCAGCCGCACGGTGGGCTATTTCGAGCCGACGCAGGCGCAGCAGGGGCAGGCCAGCGCCGCCACCGGGGCCACCCAGGAAGCCTTCAATGCCGGGCCGCCCGTCGATCCCGCCGAGGTGGCGAAGTACCTGCCCGCGTTTCCGGCTCCTGGCAGCACCACGGTCAGCCTGCCGGAACAGTTCAAGCTGCCGAACGGACTGACGGTCTTTCTGCTGCGCGATGCGGGCACGCCCACCGTGGCGCTGAGTGCCAACGTGCTGGCCGGGCGCGAGTTCGACACCGACGCCAAGGCCGGGCTGGTCGATCTGGTGGCCGGAAACCTGCTGTCGGGCACGACCACCCGCGACGAAGCAGCGCTCGCTCGCCTGATCGACGGTGTGGGGGCGCAGCTTTCACCCAGCGCCAGCCGATTTGGCGTGGCGATTGACGGGGCCAGCCTGTCTGCCGACCTGCCCACGCTGATCGAGGGGCTGTCAGACATTCTCCAGCACGCCACCTTTCCGGCAGCCCAGTTCAAAACCAGTCAGGCGCGGGCGGTTCAGGCGGTCAAGCAGGCCGACGACAGCCCCGGCAGCGTGGCTCAGAAGGTCTTTCGCAAGACCGTATACCCGGCGGGCAATCCCTGGCAGGTCTTCAGCACGGCCCAGAGCCTGGGCACCATCACACAGCCCGATCTGAGCGCCTTCTACGCCGCCCATTACCGCCCCGACACCACGGTCATCACGCTGGTGGGCAATTTCGACGTGGCCCAGACCAAGGCGCTGCTGACCCAGAAATTCAGCGGCTGGAAGGCCAGCGGCACGGCTCCCAGCGTGACGTATCCGGTGGTGGGCAAGCCGAACGGTCTGGTGCGGGTCAATCCGTCGCTGCCCGGTAAAACCCAGGCGGTCACGTACCTGGGCTATCAGAGCATCGACCGCAAAGACCCGCGCTATTACGCTTCGCTGGTGCTCAATCAGGTGCTGGGCGGCGACACGCTTTCCAGCCGCCTGGGCACCGAACTGCGCGACAAGCAGGGCCTGACCTACGGTGTGTCGTCGGGCTTCAGCGCGGGCAAGCAGGCAGGGCCGTTCGTCGTCACACTTCAGACCAATCCCGCCGACACCGAAAAAGCGGTGCAGGCCGCGCTCAGTCTGATTCAGAAGGTGCGTGACGAGGGGCTGAGTGCCACCGAGGTCAACACCGCCAGAAACACCCTGACGAGCAGCTTCACGGTGGGGCTGTCCAATCCGGCGGCGCTTGCCCAGACCTTCACGGGGTTTTACAGCGAAGGTCTGCCACTCGACGAACTGCGGCAGTATCCGCAGAAGATCGCAGCGGTCACGCTGGCACAGGTCAATGCGGCAGCCAAGTCTCTGCTCGACCCGCAGAACATCGTGATCGTGACGGCGGGGCCGACCAAACCCAGCACGCAGTAA
- a CDS encoding orotate phosphoribosyltransferase: MTLAVESELRAVGAVFSGHTAFRNGRHGDGWIEKGFVVRRPELLERFTHAQAQQVRAVWSDVSLVVGASYCGAVVATFVARHLGTQVAFVNDDAGQMAFHRMHLPAPGQRALIVDDLIFSGNDVRAVAAFLEGRGDTVLGVSAWLSRAELPTHPLLTLGNSVFQMYPADRCPLCAQGVPVEYADIRE, translated from the coding sequence GTGACGCTGGCAGTTGAATCGGAACTCAGGGCGGTGGGGGCGGTGTTTTCCGGTCACACCGCCTTTCGCAATGGACGGCACGGCGACGGCTGGATCGAGAAAGGCTTCGTGGTTCGGCGTCCCGAGCTGCTGGAGCGCTTCACGCATGCCCAGGCGCAGCAGGTACGGGCGGTCTGGTCGGACGTTTCGCTGGTGGTGGGCGCGTCGTACTGCGGAGCGGTGGTGGCGACCTTCGTGGCGCGGCATCTGGGAACACAGGTGGCCTTTGTAAACGACGACGCGGGCCAGATGGCCTTTCACCGCATGCACCTGCCAGCGCCGGGGCAGCGGGCGCTGATCGTGGACGACCTGATCTTCAGCGGCAACGATGTGCGGGCGGTGGCGGCGTTTCTGGAAGGGCGCGGCGATACGGTGCTGGGCGTGAGCGCGTGGCTCAGCCGGGCAGAGCTGCCCACACACCCGCTCCTGACACTGGGCAACAGCGTGTTTCAGATGTATCCCGCAGACCGTTGCCCGCTGTGTGCCCAGGGTGTGCCAGTCGAGTATGCAGACATCCGCGAGTAA
- the hslO gene encoding Hsp33 family molecular chaperone HslO, which yields MTSPAQTANPYATPGLPDGFILRGTAAGGLLRLVAVDSSAIVEEARLRHQLSKTATAALGRSLSAAMLLAIVLGKKIDSRVTLRIQGDGPLGWIVAEGSADGRVRGYVREPGADLPIRESDGKLDVSGVVGSEGELALTRLLENGEPYTGSVPLVSGEIAEDVAAYLSASEQIPSAVLLGVYEEGGRVARSGGLLVQVMPGASEDALAQVEANIRAMGPITDNLRRHSLMEVMERAAEGLDLQLAAQAQSAHFKCRCSRDKAKSSLLYFGAGERQEMMDDGGQEVVCHWCNEHYHITPDEIAALDQVQPRAQA from the coding sequence ATGACTTCACCCGCTCAGACCGCCAATCCCTATGCCACGCCGGGCCTGCCCGACGGCTTTATTCTGCGCGGCACCGCTGCGGGCGGCCTGCTGCGGCTGGTCGCGGTAGACAGCAGCGCCATTGTCGAGGAAGCGAGACTGCGCCATCAGCTGTCCAAGACCGCGACCGCTGCGCTGGGCCGCTCGCTGAGCGCCGCGATGCTGCTTGCCATCGTGCTGGGCAAGAAGATCGACAGCCGCGTGACGCTGCGAATTCAGGGCGACGGGCCGCTGGGCTGGATCGTGGCCGAGGGCAGCGCTGACGGACGGGTGCGCGGCTATGTGCGCGAGCCTGGAGCCGATCTGCCGATCCGTGAAAGCGACGGAAAACTGGACGTGAGCGGCGTGGTGGGCAGCGAGGGCGAACTGGCCCTGACGCGTCTGCTGGAGAACGGCGAGCCTTATACCGGCAGCGTGCCCCTGGTCAGCGGCGAGATCGCGGAAGACGTGGCGGCGTACCTGTCGGCCTCCGAGCAGATTCCCAGCGCCGTGCTGCTGGGCGTGTACGAGGAAGGTGGCCGGGTGGCCCGCAGCGGCGGCCTGCTCGTGCAGGTGATGCCGGGGGCCAGTGAGGACGCGCTGGCACAGGTTGAGGCGAATATCCGGGCGATGGGGCCGATCACCGACAACCTGCGCCGCCACTCGCTGATGGAAGTGATGGAGCGGGCTGCCGAGGGCCTGGATCTGCAACTCGCGGCGCAGGCGCAGTCGGCCCACTTCAAGTGCCGCTGCTCGCGCGACAAGGCCAAGAGCAGCCTGCTGTACTTCGGCGCAGGCGAGCGCCAGGAGATGATGGACGACGGCGGGCAGGAAGTGGTGTGCCACTGGTGCAACGAGCACTATCACATCACCCCGGATGAGATCGCCGCGCTCGATCAGGTCCAGCCCCGCGCCCAGGCGTGA
- a CDS encoding response regulator, producing MHSEGRPIRLMLVDDHPVVRKGTRELLDGEADLSVVGEVGSGEEAIVMARDLLPDVILMDVSMPGMNGIEATKAIKAERPQQNVLVLTSYDDDAYIFALLEAGAAGYLLKNASEDELLGAVRAVAAGESALHPSVARKVLERFSATSGGMGSGTAALDTLSPRELEVLRIAATGRTNKEIARDLDISPRTVQVHLANIFSKLDVGSRTEAVLIGIKRGWVNPNDLG from the coding sequence ATGCACTCTGAAGGCCGTCCAATTCGTCTGATGCTGGTCGATGACCATCCTGTCGTCCGTAAGGGAACCCGCGAACTGCTCGACGGAGAGGCCGACCTCTCGGTGGTGGGCGAGGTGGGCAGCGGGGAAGAAGCCATCGTGATGGCCCGCGATCTGCTGCCCGACGTAATTCTGATGGATGTTTCGATGCCCGGCATGAACGGCATCGAGGCCACCAAAGCCATCAAGGCCGAGCGCCCACAGCAGAACGTGCTGGTGCTGACCAGCTACGACGACGACGCGTATATCTTCGCGCTGCTCGAAGCGGGCGCGGCAGGCTACCTGCTAAAAAATGCCAGCGAAGACGAACTGCTGGGCGCGGTGCGGGCGGTGGCGGCGGGCGAGAGTGCGCTGCATCCCAGTGTGGCGAGGAAGGTGCTGGAGCGTTTCAGCGCCACGTCCGGGGGCATGGGCAGCGGCACCGCCGCGCTCGATACCCTCAGCCCCCGCGAACTGGAAGTGCTGCGAATCGCCGCCACGGGCCGCACCAACAAAGAGATTGCCCGCGACCTCGACATCTCGCCGCGCACCGTGCAGGTTCACCTCGCCAACATCTTCTCGAAGCTCGATGTGGGCAGCCGCACCGAAGCTGTGCTGATCGGCATCAAGCGCGGCTGGGTCAACCCGAACGACCTGGGGTAA